The following DNA comes from Thermococcus sp..
AAGGCAACAAGGTCCGGCGTTTCGTGTATTTCAGGCGGTTTTTCGGAGAGGATTACCTCAACGTTTGTAATTCCCCTCTCACTCAGCCTCTTTTCCAGGAGTTTGGCCATCTTGGGATTGGCCTCGACCGCGTAGACCTTCCTGAAGACCCATGAGAGGGGAATTGTCAGATAGCCCGTTCCCG
Coding sequences within:
- a CDS encoding methyltransferase domain-containing protein produces the protein MPFNPAFADQLDSPERRRALPIKEILRYILSLPVGRKVAVDVGAGTGYLTIPLSWVFRKVYAVEANPKMAKLLEKRLSERGITNVEVILSEKPPEIHETPDLVA